From Erwinia pyri, a single genomic window includes:
- the pilW gene encoding type IV pilus biogenesis/stability protein PilW, which yields MGKGFPCWLAVIMLAGCVTAPQHNERVQTRLQLGLDYLLLDNLPAARRNLQQAEELAPKDYRVQLAMARYYQRSGEWTEAGGRYQKALRLAGQNRDVFNNYGAFLCRLGQYDAAQQQFSKAAELPEIGARADARENAGYCYLLAGEQDKARAALVEATEHAEDKGRALLAEAERRFGKHEQEIARLLLDTYQRNFAASAESLWLEIRFAALAQHSEGVKLAGEQLARNFPQSIQHLHYLANEY from the coding sequence ATGGGTAAAGGATTCCCATGCTGGCTGGCCGTTATCATGCTGGCAGGCTGCGTGACAGCGCCGCAGCATAATGAACGGGTTCAGACCCGGCTTCAGTTGGGGCTTGATTATCTGTTGCTTGATAACCTGCCCGCCGCCCGACGCAATTTGCAGCAGGCGGAGGAGCTGGCGCCAAAAGATTATCGGGTACAGCTGGCGATGGCACGTTATTACCAGCGTTCGGGGGAGTGGACTGAAGCGGGCGGCCGTTATCAAAAAGCACTGCGGCTGGCGGGACAAAACCGTGATGTATTCAATAATTACGGTGCGTTTCTCTGTCGTTTAGGGCAGTATGATGCGGCTCAGCAGCAGTTCAGCAAAGCGGCTGAATTGCCTGAAATCGGCGCTCGCGCTGACGCAAGGGAGAATGCCGGATACTGTTATCTGCTGGCCGGAGAACAGGATAAGGCACGGGCCGCACTGGTCGAAGCGACAGAACACGCTGAGGACAAGGGCAGAGCACTGCTGGCAGAAGCCGAAAGGCGATTTGGAAAGCATGAGCAGGAGATAGCGCGTCTTCTGCTAGATACTTATCAACGCAACTTTGCTGCTTCGGCAGAAAGTTTGTGGTTAGAGATTCGCTTCGCCGCGCTGGCGCAGCATTCCGAAGGCGTAAAGCTTGCGGGAGAGCAGCTGGCGCGAAATTTTCCACAATCGATACAGCACCTGCATTATTTAGCTAATGAATATTGA
- the rodZ gene encoding cytoskeleton protein RodZ: MNIEATQDKSAVNSTGERLRGAREQMGLTQQNVAERLCLKLSTVRDIEEDKSPADLASTFLRGYIRSYARLVHVPEEELLPMMEKQAPVRAAKVAPMQSFSLGKRRKKRDGWLMIFTWLVLFVVVGLTGAWWWQNHKAAQDDLVSMADQNSASSGDNSQSIPLGDNSSSDPMSADNPAAQSAPADSSAQTPVETAAPSASASSQAPASNAATNNQPVAVSPSQAPVENTANSQMPTGSAGVSAPAADANALVMNFDKDCWLEVSDATGKKLFSGMQRSGGKLSLAGTAPYRLKIGAPGAVHIQYQGQPVDLSRFIRTNQVARLSVGAQ; the protein is encoded by the coding sequence ATGAATATTGAAGCCACTCAAGATAAATCAGCAGTAAATTCAACAGGCGAGCGCCTGCGCGGTGCCCGTGAGCAAATGGGACTGACTCAGCAGAACGTTGCTGAACGCCTCTGCCTGAAACTTTCCACCGTTCGCGATATTGAAGAGGACAAGTCGCCCGCCGATCTGGCCTCGACTTTCCTGCGGGGTTATATCCGTTCTTATGCCCGTCTGGTCCATGTTCCTGAAGAGGAACTGCTGCCAATGATGGAGAAGCAGGCCCCTGTACGTGCTGCGAAAGTGGCGCCAATGCAGAGCTTTTCACTGGGCAAACGTCGTAAAAAGCGCGATGGCTGGCTGATGATTTTCACCTGGCTGGTCCTGTTTGTAGTGGTTGGGTTGACCGGCGCCTGGTGGTGGCAGAATCACAAGGCCGCGCAGGACGATCTGGTCTCAATGGCCGATCAAAACTCGGCAAGCAGTGGCGATAACAGCCAGTCGATCCCGCTGGGTGATAACAGCAGCAGTGACCCAATGTCGGCCGATAACCCGGCCGCACAAAGCGCACCTGCGGATAGCTCAGCCCAGACGCCTGTTGAAACTGCGGCTCCTTCTGCATCAGCTTCGTCGCAGGCGCCAGCCAGCAATGCTGCAACCAACAATCAGCCCGTTGCCGTTTCGCCTTCTCAGGCTCCGGTAGAGAATACGGCTAACAGCCAGATGCCAACCGGATCAGCAGGCGTAAGTGCGCCAGCTGCCGATGCTAATGCGCTGGTGATGAACTTTGATAAAGATTGCTGGCTGGAAGTCAGCGATGCCACCGGCAAAAAACTGTTCAGCGGGATGCAGCGGAGTGGTGGTAAACTCAGCCTGGCTGGTACCGCCCCCTATCGCCTGAAAATTGGTGCACCGGGTGCCGTCCATATCCAGTATCAGGGACAGCCGGTTGATCTGAGTCGTTTCATCCGGACTAATCAGGTAGCTCGCCTGTCAGTCGGTGCGCAATAA
- the ispG gene encoding flavodoxin-dependent (E)-4-hydroxy-3-methylbut-2-enyl-diphosphate synthase — protein sequence MHNQAPITRRKSTRIYVGKVPVGDGAPIAVQSMTNTRTTDVAATVNQIKALERVGVDIVRVSVPTMDAAEAFRLIKQQVNVPLVADIHFDYRIALKVAEYGVDCLRINPGNIGNEERIRQVVDCARHYNIPIRIGVNAGSLEKDLQEKFGEPTPQALLESAMRHVDHLDRLNFDQFKVSVKASDVFLAVESYRLLAKEIDQPLHLGITEAGGARAGSVKSAIGLGLLLAEGIGDTLRISLAADPVEEVKVGFDILKSLRIRSRGINFIACPTCSRQEFDVIGTVNALEQRLEDIVTPMDISIIGCVVNGPGEALVSTLGVTGSNKKSGFYEDGVRLRERLDNDDMIDQLEARIRAKAAMMDESRRIEIQHLEK from the coding sequence ATGCATAACCAGGCCCCCATTACCCGTCGCAAATCTACCCGTATTTACGTCGGCAAGGTGCCGGTAGGCGACGGAGCCCCGATCGCCGTTCAGTCAATGACCAATACGCGCACCACCGACGTGGCTGCGACGGTCAATCAAATCAAAGCGCTTGAGCGTGTCGGTGTCGATATCGTTCGCGTCTCCGTTCCTACTATGGACGCCGCAGAGGCTTTTCGTCTCATTAAACAGCAGGTGAATGTCCCGCTGGTGGCCGATATCCATTTTGACTACCGCATTGCCCTGAAAGTGGCCGAGTATGGCGTTGACTGCCTGCGCATCAACCCCGGCAACATCGGCAATGAAGAGCGTATCCGCCAGGTGGTGGATTGCGCCAGGCATTACAACATTCCTATCCGTATCGGCGTGAACGCCGGATCGCTGGAAAAAGATCTGCAGGAGAAGTTTGGCGAACCTACGCCTCAGGCTCTGCTGGAATCCGCGATGCGTCACGTCGATCATCTCGATCGTCTTAACTTCGATCAGTTTAAGGTCAGCGTTAAAGCCTCCGACGTTTTCCTTGCCGTCGAGTCTTATCGTCTGCTGGCTAAAGAGATCGATCAGCCTTTGCACCTCGGCATCACCGAAGCGGGCGGCGCCCGTGCGGGATCGGTAAAATCGGCGATCGGCCTGGGGCTGTTGCTTGCAGAAGGGATCGGCGACACGCTGCGCATCTCGCTGGCGGCAGATCCGGTGGAAGAAGTTAAGGTCGGTTTCGATATTCTGAAATCGCTGCGTATCCGTTCACGCGGGATCAACTTTATTGCCTGCCCAACCTGTTCGCGCCAGGAGTTTGACGTCATCGGCACGGTGAATGCGCTTGAGCAGCGGCTGGAAGATATTGTTACCCCAATGGATATCTCTATCATTGGCTGCGTGGTGAACGGACCGGGCGAAGCGCTGGTCTCCACGCTGGGCGTTACCGGCAGCAACAAGAAAAGCGGATTCTATGAAGATGGCGTTCGTCTGCGTGAACGTCTGGATAATGACGACATGATTGACCAGCTGGAAGCCCGTATCCGCGCGAAAGCCGCGATGATGGACGAAAGCCGCCGCATTGAAATCCAGCATTTAGAAAAATAA